In the Molothrus aeneus isolate 106 chromosome 28, BPBGC_Maene_1.0, whole genome shotgun sequence genome, one interval contains:
- the ADAM11 gene encoding disintegrin and metalloproteinase domain-containing protein 11 isoform X2 produces the protein MSPLRGWLLAALLSLAPRAGYADPTPTFPPGPALQAGALPRRLPRAAWQEGRVLSQITHPSRLVGQSSGGEVPKHQLDTRVRHEPGEGGGGGGGGGPGLHLAQVSFMVRAFGSAFTLDLRLNHHLLASHYVERHLGAGSNGSHSTGAGEHCYYQGRIRGQPRSFAALSSCQGLRGVFSDGRATYLIEPQEGAERGQGLRPHIVQRIPSCPRLGCLFPALSQRVPAGIPKLRRRRQVRRAQHTVHSETKYIELAVVNDHELFLQLRRSVVLTSNFAKSVVNLADMIYKEQLNTRIVLVAMETWAAEDRIRVGQDSLEILNEFVKYRREGLAEHSDAVHLFSGRTFLSSRSGTAFVGGICSAARACGVNEYGNVASMAVTLAQTLGQNVGMMWNKHRTAAGNCRCPDPWLGCIMEDTGYYLPRKFSRCSIDEYNQFLQDGGGSCLFNKPLKLLDPPECGNGFVEAGEECDCGSLAECARSGGNCCKKCTLTHDAMCSDGLCCKGCKYEPRGVSCREAVNECDIPETCTGDSSQCPPNLHKLDGYFCENEQGRCYGGRCKTRDRQCNALWGRSSAERFCYEKLNVEGTERGNCGREGLGWLQCNKQDVLCGFLLCANISGSPRLGELSGEIATTTFYHQNRYVDCRGGHVQLVDGSDLSYVEDGTPCGPGMLCLDRKCLPATAFNFSSCPGSWDGKICFDHGVCSNEGKCICRAEWTGKDCSVYDPIPEPKPTGETERYKGPSGTNIIIGSIAGAVLVAAIVLGGTGWGFKNIRRGRYDPAQQGV, from the exons GATATGCTGATCCCACCCCAACCTTTCCTCCAG GTCCTGCCTTGCAGGCCGGAGCGCTGCCGCGGAGACTCCCGCGGGCCGCATGGCAGGAAGGGCGGGTGCTCTCCCAAATCACCCACCCCAGCaggctggtggggcagagctcGGGAGGAGAAGTCCCAAAGCATCAGCTGGACACCAGGGTCAGGCATGAGcccggagaaggaggaggaggaggaggaggaggaggaccc gggctgcacctgGCACAGGTGAGCTTCATGGTGCGTGCCTTCGGCTCAGCCTTCACCCTCGATCTCCGGCTGAACCA CCACCTCCTCGCCTCCCACTACGTGGAGCGGCACCTCGGCGCGGGCAGCAACGGCAGCCACAGCACG GGCGCAGGGGAGCACTGCTACTACCAGGGCCGGATCCGGGGGCAGCCCCGCTCCTTCGCCGccctctccagctgccaggGCCTGCG CGGGGTCTTCTCGGACGGCCGAGCCACGTACCTGATCGAGCCCCAGGAGGGCGCCGAGCGCGGGCAG GGTCTTCGACCGCACATCGTGCAGCgcatccccagctgcccccgACTGG GCTGCCTCTTCCCTGCGCTGAGCCAGCGTGTCCCGGCTGGGATTCCAaagctgcggcggcggcggcag GTCCGCCGAGCCCAGCACACGGTGCACAGCGAGACCAAGTACATCGAGCTGGCCGTGGTGAACGACCATGAGCTG ttcctgcagctccGCAGGTCCGTAGTTCTCACCAGCAACTTCGCCAAGTCCGTGGTCAACCTGGCTGACATG ATCTACAAGGAGCAGCTCAACACCCGCATCGTGCTGGTGGCCATGGAAACGTGGGCGGCCGAGGACCGGATCCGGGTGGGACAAGACTCCCTGGAGATCCTGAACGAGTTTGTGAAGTACCGGCgggaggggctggcagagcacagcGACGCCGTCCACCTCTTCTC GGGTCGGACGTTTCTGAGCAGCCGCAGCGGCACCGCCTTTGTCGGGGGCATCTGCTCCGCTGCCCGCGCCTGCGGCGTCAACGAG TACGGCAACGTGGCTTCCATGGCGGTGACACTGGCACAGACCCTGGGGCAGAACGTGGGCATGATGTGGAACAAGCACCGCACGGCCGCAG GGAACTGTCGCTGTCCGGACCCGTGGCTGGGCTGTATCATGGAGGACACAGG GTATTACCTCCCGCGGAAGTTCTCCCGCTGCAGCATCGATGAGTACAACCAGTTCCTGCAGGACGGCGGCGGCAGCTGCCTCTTCAACAAACCCCTGAAG CTCCTGGATCCCCCGGAGTGCGGCAATGGCTTCGTGGAGGCGGGCGAGGAGTGCGACTGCGGCTCGCTGGCg GAGTGCGCGAGGAGCGGCGGAAACTGCTGCAAGAAATGCACCCTGACCCACGACGCCATGTGCAGCGATGGGCTCTGCTGCAAGGGCTGCAAG TACGAGCCACGTGGAGTGTCCTGCCGGGAGGCTGTGAACGAGTGTGACATCCCTGAGACCTGCACCGGGGACTCCAGCCAG tgtccccccAACCTCCACAAGCTGGATGGGTACTTCTGTGAGAACGAGCAG GGCCGATGCTACGGCGGGCGCTGCAAGACCCGGGACCGTCAGTGCAACGCGCTCTGGGGCCGCA GCTCGGCCGAGCGCTTCTGCTACGAGAAGCTGAACGTGGAGGGGACGGAGCGGGGGAACTGCGGCCgcgaggggctgggctggctgcagtgcAACAAGCA GGACGTCCTCTGCGGCTTCCTCCTGTGCGCCAACATCTCGGGCTCGCCGCGGCTGGGGGAGCTCAGCGGGGAGATCGCCACCACCACCTTCTACCACCAGAACCGCTACGTGGACTGCAG GGGCGGCCACGTGCAGCTGGTGGATGGCTCGGACCTGAGCTACGTGGAGGACGGGACGCCCTGCGGGCCCGGAATGCTCTGTCTCGACCGCAAATGCCTTCCAGCCACCGCCTTTAACTTCAGCTCCTGCCCCGGCAGCTGGGACGGGAAGATCTGCTTCGATCACGGG GTTTGCAGCAACGAGGGGAAGTGCATCTGCCGGGCGGAGTGGACGGGCAAGGACTGCAGTGTCTACGACCCCATCCCGGAGCCGAAGCCCACGGGGGAGACGGAGCGATACAAGG GTCCCAGTGGCACCAATATCATTATCGGCTCCATCGCGGGGGCCGTGCTGGTGGCTGCCATCGTCCTAggggggacaggctggggattTAA GAACATCCGCCGAGGAAGGTACGACCCGGCGCAGCAGGGAGTGTAA